Within the Patescibacteria group bacterium genome, the region AAAACCATGGTTTGAATTGAGTGTCCGTTATGAGTTTAAGCGAGGCGATTTTTTCCCCAAGCCAAATGTAGATGCTGTTTTACTAAGGGTCAAAAAGATAGATAAACCCTTAATTGAAGAAGGAAAGAGAGATATTTATCAAGACTTTGTTGTTTATGCTTTCAATCAGTTCTGTTCTAATATAGTTGAAGGGTTGATAAATGTTTTTGGAGAAGCTACCTTGCTTAAAATGAGCGAGCAATTAGGGTTCTCCCATAAGTCAAAGCCAAGCGAATTAGATTTCAAACAATGGTTAGGTCTATTCAATTATTTTTCAGGGAATGTTAAGAGTAAACAAAAGTTGGTTAGGGGTTCTTATGCAAGATTAATTGATCAACAAGGTAGATTAAGAAAAATACATAGGACAAGGACAGATAAAAAGTGGATTGCCTCACGCTTAGGTTGATTAGACTTTAGCGTCATGGAGAGTGAAAACTCTCTCAATCCACTTTATAATAATAAAGGAAACGAGCAGATTTGTCAAGATTTTTGAAAAACGGATGTAGTTTTTCTTGTTGATTATGAAAATAGGTATAGATTGCCGGCTTTGGAATGAGTCTGGCGTTGGACGATACATACGAAATCTAGTTATAACTTTAGGCGCTTTGGATACTAAAAACGAGTACGCGCTGTTTCTTTTGTCCAAAGATATAAACGATAAAAGAATTCCCGCAAGATTTAAAAAGGTCCCCGCGGATATCCATTGGCATACCTTAAAAGAGCAATTTGTTATGCCAAAGGTTTTTCTAAAAGAAAATTTGGATATTTTGCATATCCCTTACATAAACATTCCGCTTTTTTATCCTAAAAAACTTGTTGTTACCATTCACGACCTAACGCCTATAAAATACCCTACGCCCAAAGCTTCCAAGTTGCCTTTTTTGATATATGGGCTTAAACTGTTGTTTTATTATTTAATCCTTTTTTTTGGCGTTCGCAAAGCGGTTAAAGTTGTTGCCGTTTCCGAAACAACTAAAAAGGACATAATTAAAACTTTTAAAATCAAATCTCAAAAGGTTGTTGTCTCCTACAATTTCAATTTGGATTTTAAGTTCCTTCCTCCCGCAAAACATCGGGAAAATTATATTTTGTATGTTGGAAACGCCTTTCCGCATAAAAATCTCCCCTTTTTAATAAAAGCTTATGAAACTTTTGTCTCTAACTGTTCGCAAAGAGGAATTCTTGCTCCAGATTTAATTTTGGTGGGCAAGGAAGACTTTTTTTATAAGAGGTTAAAAGATTCGGTCTCGGAAAAACTTAAACAAAAGATAATTTTTGCGGGGTTTTCTAAAGGTTACGAGCTTGAAAAGTTATATCGCAAAGCAGTTTTTGTGGTTCAGCCTTCTTTATATGAGGGGTTTGGATTTCAATTGGTGGAGGCATCCTTTGCGGGGACTTTGGTTTTGTGTTCCGATATACCGATATTTAGAGAGCTGGCAAAAGATTCGGTAGTTTATTTTAATCCCAGAGATATAGTCGATTTGGCGGAGAAGCTATTTTTAGCCGTAACTATGTTTGATGAAGATAAGGGTAAATATATAGAAAAAAGCCAAGAGAGATTTTCCGGTCTTAACGCTAAAGATGAAGTAAAAAAAGTTCTTGAGATATACGAAAACAGTAGTATATAATTTTTCTCATCTATATGGTTTTACAAGAGTCACCGTATTTATATTCTGCAACAAAAAGGTTAATGGATATTATCGTTTCAGTGTTTTTTTTAACGGTTCTTTCCCCTATCTATATTGCGGTTATTTTGGCGATTTTTATCCAGGATGGGGGTTGTCCCGTATATATTCAGAGGCGGGTTGGCAAAAGGAGAAAAAATTTTGATTTTATAAAGTTTAGGTCTATGGTAAAAAATGCCGATGATGTGCTTTTTTCAAACGAGGAGCTGTATAAAAAAATGCGTTCGGGTACCCATAAAGTTAAAGACGACCCAAGAATAACAAAAGTGGGAAAGTTTATAAGAAAGTATAGTGTTGACGAACTTCCTCAATTTGTTAATGTATTAAGAGGGGAAATGAGTTTTGTGGGACCTCGCGCGTTAAGACCAGATGAGCTTGCCAAATTTGAAAAAGAACATCCCGAAATGAAGGGTTTTCTAAAAGATGTTTTTAAAGTTAAACCGGGGATAACGGGTCTTTGGCAGGTGAGCGGTCGTTCTAGTATAAATTTTGTGGATAGGATGAAAATGGATGCTTTTTACGCAAATAATCCTTCCATTTTGAGGGATTTTAGTATTATACTAAAAACACCCATTGCTGTTTTAAAAGGAGAGGGTGTACAATAAAAATTTATGAAGTTTGAAAGTTTTTATAATCCAAAGGAAAACGCGGGTGTAAGAAAGATAAGAGCCTGCCTAAGTAAAATACAGCCCATCAAAAAAGTTAGTTTTGGTTTTGTATCCAAAATTCGTATGCCCAAGAAAGCGGGTAGGGCAGTATTGTTTGCGATGTTGGGTTTAGCGGGGCTTTTGCTTGTAATGTTTATTGTAGTTGGAATTCCTCTTCTTGGTTTATACAAAGACGGTTTAACTCTTAAAGCGCAAGCTTCCTCTCTAAAACAAGCCGCAAAAGAACAAGATTTAACAAAAATGCAAAAAAGTCTAACCGATTTAAAGGCTAATGTCTCGGAGTTTGAGTTGAAATACGAGAAACGATTGTCTATTATTAAAGGTTTTCCTGTGGTTAAAAATTATTATGAGGATGGCAAACACTTTCTGAAAGCCGCGGACTATGGACTGGAATTGGGGGGTGTGGCGGTAGCGGTTTTAGAGCCTTTTGCAAGCGATTTGGGTTTTAAGGTGGAAGGTAAAGAATTTGAGGAAAATGTTTTAACAAATCAAGAAAGACTTATAAAAATTCTAAATCTCCTACCGGAATTTACGCCTGAAATTGATAAAATAGCTGAAGCCACGCGTAAAATAGATTCCGAGCTTTCGCAAATTAACGAAACCAAGTACCCGGAATCTTTGCGGGGTGTTAAGGTTAGGTCTCAAATATCTTCCATAAAAATGGTGTCTCACGAGCTTGCCCAAAAATCTCCACAGTTTAAGGAACTTTTTGCTTCTTTGCCTCTGCTAATGGGTTTTGACACCCCCAAAGTTTATATGGTTTTAATGGCGAACAACTATGAATTGAGAATGTCCGGGGGATTTAACACTTTTCTAGTTCTTTTTAAAATAGACAAGGGTGTGCCCGAGATATTGGGTTCTATGGATACTTACGATATTGATAAAGACCTTTTTTATATGGTTAATTTTAATGTGCCTTATTATATAAGGGATTATCTAAAGGTAAATCGGCTTTACGCAAGAGACGCAACTAGCACCTCTCCGGATTTTGTAGAAGCCTCTGATAAGTTTATAAACGAGTTTTGGAGAAAAAATGGAATGCTTTATCAAAAAGTAGATGGGGTAATGCAGGTTAATAATTTTGTGGTAGAAGACCTTTTGCGGGTTTTAGGTCCAGTAGATTCGGGAGGTTATTCGGTTAGAACGGACGAAGGCAATTATATTGGCATACCCATTAAAGAATTCAACAGCGAAAATGTGGTTCTTGAACTTGAAAAAATTGCCGGTGGCGACCTTAGCGAAATTATAGGGAGAAAAGATATTATTAAGTATTTAATGAACTCTATAATGCAAAAAGCGTTAAACGCGTCAACCGAAAATTTGCTTCCTATGGCTCAAACTATGTTGGGGCTTTTGGGTAGCAAAGATATAATAATTCGTTCTTTTGATACCGATTTGCAAAAAGCTATGGAAGATTTGGGTTATTCTGGAAGAATTGCGGGTGTTCCGGAAACTTGGGATTATTTGCATGTAAATAACAGCAATTTTGGGGCGGGGAAGAGAGATTGGATTATAAAACGAAAAGTTGTCAAAGAGGTATATGAAGAGAATGGGCAGAAGATAGGGGTGGTTTCTCTTATAACTATTAATCCCAAATCTCCCGAATGGTGGCAGTGGGTGCCTTTTTATAACGATTATTTCAGATTTTATGTTCCAAAAGGTTCCAAACTTATATCCGCCACGGCTTCGGACGGGCAAGAGCTTAATGCTAAGGAGTATGATCATTTAGGCAAAACCGTGCTTGAGGGTTTTTTCAAGATGAAAGAAGATTCCGATTTAACAATTACTTATAAGTATTCTCTTCCAAGCGATGTTGATTTTAGCAACTATAACCTTTTGATTCAAAAACAATCCGGAACGAGGGGAGATGTTTACGAGGTTAAAAAAGGTTCTTTT harbors:
- a CDS encoding glycosyltransferase family 4 protein; amino-acid sequence: MKIGIDCRLWNESGVGRYIRNLVITLGALDTKNEYALFLLSKDINDKRIPARFKKVPADIHWHTLKEQFVMPKVFLKENLDILHIPYINIPLFYPKKLVVTIHDLTPIKYPTPKASKLPFLIYGLKLLFYYLILFFGVRKAVKVVAVSETTKKDIIKTFKIKSQKVVVSYNFNLDFKFLPPAKHRENYILYVGNAFPHKNLPFLIKAYETFVSNCSQRGILAPDLILVGKEDFFYKRLKDSVSEKLKQKIIFAGFSKGYELEKLYRKAVFVVQPSLYEGFGFQLVEASFAGTLVLCSDIPIFRELAKDSVVYFNPRDIVDLAEKLFLAVTMFDEDKGKYIEKSQERFSGLNAKDEVKKVLEIYENSSI
- a CDS encoding sugar transferase; this translates as MVLQESPYLYSATKRLMDIIVSVFFLTVLSPIYIAVILAIFIQDGGCPVYIQRRVGKRRKNFDFIKFRSMVKNADDVLFSNEELYKKMRSGTHKVKDDPRITKVGKFIRKYSVDELPQFVNVLRGEMSFVGPRALRPDELAKFEKEHPEMKGFLKDVFKVKPGITGLWQVSGRSSINFVDRMKMDAFYANNPSILRDFSIILKTPIAVLKGEGVQ
- a CDS encoding DUF4012 domain-containing protein encodes the protein MKFESFYNPKENAGVRKIRACLSKIQPIKKVSFGFVSKIRMPKKAGRAVLFAMLGLAGLLLVMFIVVGIPLLGLYKDGLTLKAQASSLKQAAKEQDLTKMQKSLTDLKANVSEFELKYEKRLSIIKGFPVVKNYYEDGKHFLKAADYGLELGGVAVAVLEPFASDLGFKVEGKEFEENVLTNQERLIKILNLLPEFTPEIDKIAEATRKIDSELSQINETKYPESLRGVKVRSQISSIKMVSHELAQKSPQFKELFASLPLLMGFDTPKVYMVLMANNYELRMSGGFNTFLVLFKIDKGVPEILGSMDTYDIDKDLFYMVNFNVPYYIRDYLKVNRLYARDATSTSPDFVEASDKFINEFWRKNGMLYQKVDGVMQVNNFVVEDLLRVLGPVDSGGYSVRTDEGNYIGIPIKEFNSENVVLELEKIAGGDLSEIIGRKDIIKYLMNSIMQKALNASTENLLPMAQTMLGLLGSKDIIIRSFDTDLQKAMEDLGYSGRIAGVPETWDYLHVNNSNFGAGKRDWIIKRKVVKEVYEENGQKIGVVSLITINPKSPEWWQWVPFYNDYFRFYVPKGSKLISATASDGQELNAKEYDHLGKTVLEGFFKMKEDSDLTITYKYSLPSDVDFSNYNLLIQKQSGTRGDVYEVKKGSFSDRFELSSDKNITIN